From Streptomonospora salina, the proteins below share one genomic window:
- a CDS encoding tyrosine-type recombinase/integrase, with product MGRTQARHARHLNPPPGLSAHIESFVLYLRSIGRGQKTVSIYREATQWFAAEYLATGGRPPVEDIAPEFTFDAVDDWERVQRKHVQGWCAHLFERGYSDSYVSNQYRALQAFFKWFAEDEEVPNPMLGMKPPKVVDKPVPVLTEDEMSALFATVTGKDFRSRRDMAIMLMLRDTGIRLQELAGLQIDDVSALEREATVTGKGRRTRTVKYSYEAARALDKYLRVRAKQPNAQLSAVWIGLKGAVTPSGIQQIVQRRAAEAGLGTLNPHKFRHYFSHTWLDRGGAEGDLMELNGWNSPMMLRRYGRSAAASRARRGYDRIMGEGQ from the coding sequence TCGCCACGCTCGCCATCTCAACCCTCCTCCCGGCCTCTCGGCGCACATCGAGTCCTTCGTCCTGTACCTGCGCTCCATCGGGCGCGGCCAGAAGACCGTCTCCATCTACCGTGAGGCTACCCAGTGGTTCGCCGCCGAATACCTGGCCACCGGCGGCCGGCCGCCCGTCGAGGACATCGCCCCCGAGTTCACCTTCGACGCCGTCGACGACTGGGAGCGCGTGCAGCGCAAGCACGTCCAAGGCTGGTGCGCGCACCTGTTCGAGCGCGGCTACTCCGACTCCTACGTATCGAACCAGTACCGGGCGCTGCAGGCGTTCTTCAAGTGGTTCGCCGAGGACGAGGAAGTGCCGAACCCGATGCTCGGCATGAAGCCGCCCAAGGTCGTCGACAAGCCCGTGCCGGTGCTCACCGAGGACGAGATGAGCGCGCTGTTCGCCACCGTCACGGGCAAGGACTTCCGCTCGCGCCGGGACATGGCCATCATGCTGATGCTGCGCGACACCGGCATCCGGCTGCAGGAGCTCGCCGGCCTCCAGATCGACGACGTCTCCGCACTGGAGCGCGAGGCCACCGTCACGGGCAAGGGGCGGCGCACCCGCACGGTGAAGTACTCCTATGAGGCCGCCCGCGCGCTGGACAAGTACTTGCGGGTGCGGGCCAAGCAGCCCAACGCGCAGCTTTCAGCGGTGTGGATCGGGCTGAAGGGCGCGGTGACACCTTCGGGCATCCAGCAGATCGTGCAGCGCCGCGCGGCCGAGGCAGGCCTGGGAACGCTGAACCCGCACAAGTTCAGGCACTACTTCTCGCACACGTGGCTCGACCGCGGGGGAGCTGAGGGTGACCTGATGGAGCTGAACGGCTGGAATAGCCCCATGATGCTTCGGCGCTACGGCCGCTCGGCGGCGGCCTCCCGCGCCCGCCGCGGCTATGACCGCATCATGGGCGAGGGGCAATAG